Proteins from a genomic interval of Periophthalmus magnuspinnatus isolate fPerMag1 chromosome 11, fPerMag1.2.pri, whole genome shotgun sequence:
- the fndc5b gene encoding fibronectin type III domain-containing protein 5: MRSAGATEGNAEKRYVQLTKSKTVTDEKKGLLETLLSAPLNVTIREIEVNSAVVTWEILEGDPVIGFAITQQKKDVRMLRLIQEVNTTTRSCALWDLDEDTEYIVHVQSISMGGSSPPSEPVLFRTPKESEKLASQSPDRLMSEEFAHAAQLRAGELIIIVVVLVMWAGVIALFCRQYDIIKDNEPNNNKDKAKNSSECSTPEHPQGGLLRSNV, from the exons ATGAGGAGTGCGGGGGCGACGGAGGGAAACGCGGAGAAGAGGTATGTGCAGCTTACAAAGAGCAAGACAGTGACAGATGAGAAGAAGGGGCTGCTGG agaCGCTGCTGTCTGCGCCCCTGAACGTGACCATCAGGGAGATCGAGGTCAACTCGGCGGTGGTCACATGGGAGATCCTGGAGGGCGACCCGGTCATCGGATTCGCCATAACACAACAG aaGAAGGATGTGCGGATGCTGCGTCTGATCCAGGAGGTGAACACCACGACTCGCTCGTGCGCTCTGTGGGACCTGGACGAGGACACAGAGTACATCGTCCACGTCCAGAGCATCAGTATGGGAGGCAGCAGCCCGCCCAGTGAACCTGTGCTGTTCAGGACGCCCAAGGAGTCAGAGAAGCTGGCGTCACAGAGTCCAG acagattgatgtca gAGGAGTTTGCTCACGCTGCTCAGCTTCGGGCCGGGGAGCTCATCATCATCGTGGTGGTGCTGGTCATGTGGGCAG GGGTGATCGCTCTGTTCTGCCgtcagtatgacatcatcaaagacAACGAGCCCAACAACAACAAGGACAAAGCCAAGAACTCCTCAGAGTGCAGTACCCCGGAGCACCCACAGGGGGGGCTACTGCGAAGTAACGTGTGA